The Burkholderia latens genome segment GCGGCTGGCTGTCGTCGGTGCTGCTGCGCGCCGGCTGGAGCGTGAACGGTGCGCGCAAGACGGCGATGCTGATCTGCGCGTGTTGTGTGCTGCCGATCGCGTTCGTATCGCAGGTGCAGAGCCTCTGGATCGCGGTGCTGATCGTCGGCGTTGCCGCCGCCGCGCACCAGGGCTGGTCGGCGAACCTGTTCACGACGGCATCCGACCTGTTCCCGCGCCGTGCGGTGGCGTCGGTGGTCGGCATCGGCGGGATGGCCGGCTCGATCGGCGGCGTGCTGTTCTCGGAAGTGATTGGCCAGGTGCTGCAACGCACGGGCCACTACTGGGTGCTGTTCGCGATCGGCGCGCTGGCGTACCTGATTGCGCTGGCCGTCATGCACGTGCTCACGCCGAAGATGAAGCCGGCGAAGCTCGACGCGTGATCGCGTCGCGGCAAACGACCGCGCCGCCTGCAGGCGGCGCGTTTTCATTTGAAGTGCGGCGAAGCGGTGCCCGCCGGCTGGAAGAGCCGAGCGCGCGCGCCGACCGGTTCAACCGGCCGCGGCCGTCGATGCACGCATGATCAGCCGCGGCTCGAACGTCGAGTAGCTCGCGTCGGTGCGCCCGGCGAGCGCGTCGATCAGCTTCTGCATCGCGAGTTCGCCCATGTTTTCGCTCTGGATGTCGATGGTGGTCAGCGCAGGCGCCGCATATTGGCCGTACGGCACGTTGTCGATGCCGGCAACGGATACGTCCTGCGGCAGCCGGAATCCGAGCGACGCGGCTTCCTTCATGAAGCCGAGCGCGATCAGGTCGTTGTAGCAGATCACGGCCTGCGGACGCTGCGGCCCGAGCATCACGCGCGAGCATGCGCGCTCGCCGGCTTCGGCGGTCGGCGCGTGCGCGTCGTGCACGTCGAGCGTGAGCCCCGCTTCGGCGAGGCAGTCGCGCGCGCCCTGGATCCGTTCGTCGTTCACGCGCGCGGTTCCGAAGCCGAGGTACGCGATGCGCGTGTGGCCGAGATTGAGCATGTGCCGCGCGAGCATGTAGGTGGCGAGCCGGTTGTCGATGCCGACGCTCGGAATCGGCAGACCGGGGCTGCGCCGCAGCAGCACGAGCGGCTTGTGCAGGTCGAGCATCCAGCCGGCCTCGTCGTCGGGCATCCGCGTGCTGACGATCAGCCCGTCGACGCGCTGCGCGAGCGCCTCGATCAGCGAACGTTCGCGCGCCTGGCTCTCTTCGGTGTCGACGAGCAGCAGCGTGTAGTCGTGCTGGAGCGCGACGCGGTTCGCGCCTTTGACGACGTTCGTGAAATGCGGGTTGCTGATGTCGAGAATCACGACGCCGATGGTCCGCGTGCGCCCCGTAATCATCGAGCGCGCGAGCGGGTTCGAACGGTAGCCGAGCCGCTCGATCGCTTCCTTGAGCCGCGCTTCCACGCTCGGCGAGAAGCGCTGCGTGCCGTTCACGTACTTGGATACCGTCGCAACCGACACGCCGGCTTCCGCGGCCACGTCGCGGATCGTCGGGGAAACTCTTTTCATCGGAAGGGTAACGTTTTCGTTCAATTGCCCGCGATTGTGGCAGAAAAAGCCGGCCTCCGGCCGTCACTCTGGCATCGGGAAAATGCGGATGATCGCGAACGGCTCCCGCCATTGACGTCCGGGTTTCGTCCCGCGTATAGTTGGAAAACGTTTTCCACTTTTCGGTATATCCGGCATGGATTCAAGGAGACAGATTCGATGAACGCCACCTCCACCGGCGCACGCAAGCCGTTCCGGCGCGTGCTGCTGACCGGCGCGGCCGGCAACCTCGGCCGGCAGTTGCGCGGCGCGCTGGCGAACTGGGCCGACATCGTGCGCGTGAGCGACATCGCCGCGCTCGACGCAGCGGCCGCGCATGAAGAAGCCCGGGTCGTGGACCTGGCGGACCGGCCTGCGGTGATGGACCTCGTCGACGGCGTCGACGCGATCGTCCATCTGGGCGGGATTTCGGTCGATGCGCCGTTCGACGATCTCGTCGACGCGAACATCACCGGCACGTACAACCTGTACGAAGCCGCGCGCAAGCACGGCGTGAAACGGATCGTGTTCGCGAGCTCGAACCATGCGATCGGTTTCCACCCGGTGACGGAAGTGCTCGATGCGGATTCGCCGTTGCGTCCGGACAGTCTCTATGGCGTGACGAAGTGCTTCGGCGAGTCGCTGTCGCGCTATTACTTCGACCGCTTCGGGATCGAGACGGTGTGCCTGCGGATCGGCTCATCGTTCGAAGTCCCGAAGAATCCGCGAATGCTCGTGACCTACCTCAGCTATCGCGACTTCATCGAGCTCGTGCGCTGCTCGTTGCTGACGAACCGCGTCGGGCACGCGATTGTCTACGGCGCGTCGGATAACCCGGTGAAGTGGTGGGACAACACGAAAGTCGCGTTCCTTGGCTTCCGGCCGCAGGACAGCTCCGAGCAGTTCGCCGGGCTGTTCCCGGTGACGGCGCCGACCGCCGACTACGACGATCCGGCGCAGCGCTACCAGGGCGGCGGTTTCGTCGTCGGCGAGCCGATGGAGCGCGACGCGAAATAAGCGCGGCGGCGGCCCCGCGGCGCCGGCGATCAGCGCAGGATGTCCGTCGCCTTGTGCCGTTCGTCCACGCCGTCGATCAGGATCAGCGGGCCGCTCGCGTGCCGTGCGCGCAGCGGCTGGATTTGCCGGTATGCATCCGACTCGTACCACGCCCGTGCGCGAGCGAGATCGGGAAACGCGATCGCGATCAGGTCGCCGCGCCACACGCCTTCGCGTACGTCGGGCCGCGCGCCGTGAATGACGAAGCGGCCGCCGAACGGCGCGAGCGTGCCGTCGATGCGTTCGAGGTATTCGACGATGTCGTCGCACATTTCAACGTCGTGCAGGTGGGCGATGGCGTAGGCGGTCATGGCGGGCTCCGGGTATCGATGCAATGTGTTGATCGGTGAAGCCATGATCGGTGCGCGGCCGGCGCGCGTCGATTACCTGCGACGTAAGCAAATTCATGTGGCCGGGCGCAATGCCGGCCGCTACCTTGCGGCGGCGATGACGCGCATGCGCGACGCACGCCGAGCACGCGAAGCGCTCACGCGCGCTTGCGAACCGGCCGCGGCCGCGAACGTGGCGCAGGCGTCGGCACCGTATCGCCGGCCTCGTCGCACAGCTTGCCGAGCATGCGTTGCGCAGCGCCCGCGCAATCCTCGCCGGCGGGCTTGTTCGCGATCTCGTCGATCAGCACCTCCAGGCGCCGCCGGTTCTGCGCGAGCCGCTGTTCGAGCAGCGCGATTTCGTCGACCTTGTGCCGCAGCGCGGCCAGCAGTTCGTCCCGCGGCCACGCGCCGAGGTCAGGGGGCAGCACCGCGCGGATTTCATCGAGCGCGAAGCCCGCGCGTTGCGCGCGGTCGATGATCGCGAGCCGCATCAGCGCTTCCGGTCCATATTCCCTATAGCCGTTCGCCTGGCGACGCGCCGGCTCGAGCAGGCCGCTAGCTTCGTAGAACCGGATGCGCGACGCCGCGATGCCGCTGGCGCGTGCCAGTTCGCCGATTTTCATTTCGTGCTCCAAGGGGGCTTGACCTTGAAGCTGACTTTAAAGTTATGGTTGGGCATCGTCAATCGAGGATGTCCACCATGAACCTGTTTGCGCCACTTACGCTGCCCAACGGCGCGGTGATCCCGAACCGGCTCGCCAAGGCCGCGATGGAAGAGAACATGGCCGATGCGGATCACGCGCCGTCCGACGCGCTGCTGCGCCTGTACCAGGCGTGGGCCGACGGCGGGGCCGGGCTGATCCTGACCGGCAACGTGATGGTCGACGGCCGCGCGATGACGGGGCCGAACGGCGTCGTGCTCGACGGCGCCGCACATCTCGGCCGCTTCCGGCGCTGGGCGCAGGTCGCGCGCTCCGGCGGCGCGCATGTGTGGATGCAGATCAATCATCCGGGGCGGCAAATGCAGGCGGCGCTCGGCCAGCCGACACTCGCGCCGTCGGCGGTGCCGCTCGCGCTTGGCGCGCTGTCGAAGCAGTTTCCAGTGCCGAAGGAGATGACCGAGGCCGACATCGCCGACGTGCGCGACCGCTTCGTGCTTGCCGCGCAGCTCGCCGAACAAAGCGGCTTTACCGGCGTGCAGATCCACGCGGCGCATGGTTATCTGCTGAGCCAGTTCCTGTCGCCGCTGACCAATCGCCGACAGGATGCATGGGGCGGCAGCATCGAGCACCGCGCGCGCCTGCTGCTCGACATCGTGCGCGACTTACGCGCGACGGTATCGCCCGGGTTCGTCGTCGCGGTGAAGCTGAATTCGGCCGATTTTCAGCGCGGCGGCTTCAGCGCGGACGATGCAAAGCGCGTCGTCGAGCTGCTGAATCCGCTCGGCGTCGATCTCGTCGAGCTGTCGGGCGGCAGCTACGAAGCGCCGGCGATGCAGGGCGACGCGCGCGACGGGCGCACGCTGGCGCGTGAAGCGTACTTCCTCGAGTTCGCGCGGGACATCGCCGGCGTGGCTGCGATGCCGCTCATGGTCACGGGCGGGATCCGGCGCCGCGCGGTGGCCGAGCAGGTCGTCGCGAGCGGCGTCGCGATGGTCGGCATCGCGACCGCGTTGTCGATCGATCCGAATCTGCCGCGCGACTGGCGGGCCGGCAAGGACAGCGCGCCGGCGCTGCAGCCGATCCGGTGGAAGAACAAGACGCTGGGCTCGCTCGCGAACATGGCCGTCGTGAAGTTTCAGCTCGCGCGGCTGAGCGCCGGGCGGCGCACGCATCCGCGCGTGTCGCCGCTGCGCGCGCTGGTGTCGCAGCAACTGGCCGCGACGTGCCAGACGCGGCGTTACCGAAAGTGGATGGCGGGGAGAGCGGCGGCGTCGCGGTGAAGGTCAACGCGGCCCGTTGCGCGGCCGGATGCCGGCTCACACCGGATACGCGTCGTCGACCTTCAGGTTCGCGAGCCGGAACAGCGTGCGCAGCGTTTGCGGATGAATGTCGCGGCGCGCGGCGAGCGACGTCAGCATGAAGTCGAGGACCTTCGCATAGCGCAGCAGCACGAGGCAGCGCGCGAGATCCGCGTTGCCGCCGCGCATGCTTTCCGCGTATTGAACCATCTGGGTCGACAGCGAGCGCGCCATCTCGAGTTCCATCTGCTGTTTTTCGGTCCATTCGGGTTGCGGCTGTTCGAGCAGTTTCGCGAGAAAGAGCTGGAACGACGTATCGGACGAATTGGGCAGCGCATCCATGACGAGCCTCGTTGCTTGCGTGGGGCGTTCGGGCGATTCCGGCAGACGGATCCCGAACCGGGTTCGTGGCCGCGCCGGCATTGGCGCGGCGGTTGCTGCGTACGAATGCAGATTCCGTACCAGCGTCGCGAACAGATTGTTGAGCAATGTTGACGCGGGCTGCCGCATCGGCCGGCGCGTCCCGCCGGTACTGGCTCGCACCGAAAATTGAAGTGCGCTTCCATACGGTGTGTGCGGCTTTGCTCCGCCGCGGGCCCGATCGCGGACCGAGGAAATGCTTCAGCGATGTAACGTAACGCCGCGTCGAAACCGCATGCGTGTTTCCGTTGCGGAACGGCCGGACCGTCACGGCGTGTGCGCCGGCGATCGCGCACCCGCGGCCGCAGGGCGCCGCGTCGGTCGTGCATGGCGACGAGTGCCGACGTTTGCAGCACGACGCAAGCCCGCAACCCGTGCGCCGGATGTTTCATAACCGAGACGTTGTCGCCGGCGCGATCCCGATGCGTACGCAACGGACGCGCACGCCGTTGCGCCGTTCAACGGGCCGGGCGAATGGGCGGACGATTGACGATGGGGAGCCGAGCAACCGGTGCGAACGATCGCGGCATCATCCCGCGAGGCTCGACATGAGCGAACGTATGAATGAACGATGCGCCGCGACGGACCCGCGGCGCATCGCCGAACAGCATCGTTCGTGCGTCAGCGCTTCAGAAAATGAAGCCCGTATTGATGAACTTCGAGTGGTGGTCCGACACGATCGAATCGAGCAGATGCTTGCTGCCTTCGGTTTGCTTCGCGGCGACCATCGACCGGATCGAGAACGCGCGCAGCGCATCGGTCACCGACAGCGTGCCTTCCGCCGAGTCCTTGCGCCCGGCAAACGGGAACACGTCGGGCCCGCGCTGACACTGGCAGTTGATGTTGACCCGGCACACCTGATTGACGAGCGGATCGACGAGCGCGCCGATCTGCGCCGGATCCGAACCGAAGATGCTGACCTGCTGGCCGTGCTCGGACGTCGTCACGTAGTCGAGCGCGGTTTCGACGTCGTCGAACGCCGCAACCGGAATGATCGGCCCGAACTGTTCCTCGCGATACAGCTTCATCCCTTCGGTCACCGGATACACGACGGCCGGATAGAACAGCGTCTTGCTGAACTCGCCGCCCTGATGATTGACGACCTGCGCGCCATGCGCTTTCGCGTCGTCGATCGCGTCGGTCATGTACGCGGTGCGATGCATGCCCGGCAGCGGCGTGATGCTGACGCCTTTCTCCCATGGCATGCCGATCTTCAGCTGTTCGAGCGCGGCGGTGAAGCGCTTCAGAAACTCGTCGACGATCGAGCGGTGCACGAGCAGCATCTTCAGCGCGGTACAGCGCTGGCCGTTGAACGACAGCGCGCCGAGCAGACACTCCTTCACCGTGAGGTCGAGATCGGCGTCGGGCAGCACGATCGCCGCGTTCTTTGCGTCGAGGCCGAGGATCGCGCGCAGCCGGTGCGACTTCGGATGCTGCTTCTTCAGATGATCGGCGACCTTGCTCGAACCGATCAGCGCGAGCACGTTGATCTTGCCCGATGCGAGCATGTGCGGCACGACCACCGCGCCGGGTGCGTAGATCGTGTTGATCACGCCTTTCGGGAACGCATCGCGGAACGCTTCAAGCAGCGGCTCGAACAGCAGCGTGCCGTACTGCGGCGGCTTGAACACGACGGTGTTGCCCATCAACAGCGCGGGAATCAGCGTCGCGAACGTTTCGTTCAGCGGATAGTTGTACGGCCCCATGCACAGCACGACGCCGAGCGGCGTGCGGCGGATCTGGCCGATCGTGCCTTCCGCGATCACGAAGCGCGAGTTCGCATTGTCGAGCTCCTTCAGCGCGTCGATCGTTTGCGTCATGTACGTGACGGTGCGATCGAACTCCTTCTGCGAATCGGCGAGGCTCTTGCCGATCTCCCACATGATCAGGTTCACGACGAGCTCGCGCTGCGCGACCATCCGCTTGATGAAGTCCTGCATGCACGCGATGCGCTGCTCGACCTTCATCGTCGGCCACTCGCCGCGGCCCGAATCGTACGCGCGCACCGCGGCGTCGAGCGCCGCGTCGCTTTCCGTCTCCCCCATCACCGGATAGCTGCCGATCTCCATCTGTTCGACGCTGCCGTCCGGCTGGCGCACGCACACCGGCGAGAGCACGGTCTTGGTCGCGCCGTCCCACGGACGCAGTTCGCCGTCGACCAGCGACACGCGCTGGTGGATCGGCGCGGCGAGCCGGAACTCGGCGGGGATGTCTTGATACGCGGGAAACAGCTGCTGCAGGGAGGCGGAATCGGGCATGACGGTCTCGTTTGACGGGTGTCCGGGAAGGACGGGCGATGCGAATCCTGAGCGGTATGTTCGTCGATCCTGAATCGGCATGATGACGCGCGCACGACGCTGCGTCACGCGCTGGCGTTGCCTGCCGCAAGGATGACTGGAACCAGTTCCATTAAAAAGGAACCCGGCACCGATTGCAAGAATTGCCGAACGCGGTGTGACTTGGTGTAAGGCTTTTGTATGACTGTGTCGGAATCCTCAATATAAGCGGTTTGGTGCGCGCGCAAACGTTTCAGTCCGCCCGAATTGCGCGGATAATGTCCTCGCGCGGTGAAGTAAAAAACGCCCCGAACCTGAGAGACACACGCAGTGAAGAAACAAGAGAAGGTCCGCCGCGCTGCCGGTACGAGGTCGGCTGCCCGGAGCGCCGGGTCGGGGTTGCCCGGCCCGGCGCGCACCGGACCTCGAGCGATTGGGCCGTCCACGCCGTCCCGCGATTCCGTTTCCTCTTTCCGACGTATCCCCCGCACAGCACACGCGCGGTCATCACGCACTGCGCTTGTTCTCATTCTTTCGTTTTAATTACGACGCACGCGCATTCGCGCGCAAAACTGAAAGCAATTCGTCGGAAATCCCCTCCGTCAGCAGGATGGACGTTGCACGAAGGCGACATGCTGGAAATTAACTAATAACGCGAATCATTCTCGTTTAATATTTCGCTCCGTTACGAGCCATGACGCGGCGTAACGGCCGCCCGCGCGCCGGCCCGCGCAACGGCGCGATTCCCGGCACGCCGTTCGTGGTGCGCTGAAAAAGAGTCCGCATCGTCGATGCGCCGGTGGATGAATCGGCGTCGGCCGGCCGCGTTTGCGCTCACCGATTTCCCTCTGCCTTTACTTCAACGATGAAACTCAACAAGAGCGCGTGCCACGTACTTCTGATTGCCTCGTCGCTTGCCGGCACACGCGCCGCCTGCGCGCAGGCAAGCGACACCGCGGCGACCTTGCCCGCGATTTCCGTCAATGCGGCTGCAGAGCGTGCGTCGTATGACGGCGGCCGTTCACGCGCGGCGACCAAGACCGACATGTCGCTGATGGACGTGCCGCAGACCGTGAACGTCGTGCCGCACGCGGTGATCGAGGATCAGAATGCGACGTCGCTGCAGGACGCGCTGCGTAACGTGCCGGGCGTCGGCTTTTCGGTCGGCGACGGCCAGCGCGACCAGATCACGATCCGCGGCTTCAACAGCATCACGGACCAGTACGTTGACGGCATTCGCGACGACGCGCTGTACTACCGCGACTTGTCGAACGTGGAGCGGGTCGAGGTGCTGAAGGGGCCGGCGGCCGTGCTGTACGGGCGCGGCTCGGCAGGGGGCATCGTGAATCGCGTGCTGAAGCGGCCGCAGGCGAACCCGGTGAACGACGTGGGCGTGACGCTCGGCACGCGCGGCGAGCGGCGCGGCGAATTCGACCTGGGCTGGAACGCCAACGACGCGGCGCGCTTTCGCGTAACCGGTGCGGCCGAGAATTCGAACAGCTTTCGCGACCAGTTCCAGCTCAACCGCCAGGCGATCGCGCCGTCCGCGCAGTTCAAGCTCGACAGCGACACGGTGCTGAACGTCGAATTCGACTACCTGCACGACCGCCGCACGTCCGACCAGGGGCTGCCCGCGTATCTCGGCCGGCCGGTCGACGTGCCGATCAACACGTATTACGGGTCGGCCGACGGGGTGAACAGTTCGTACAACGACGTCTCGGCGAAAAGCGCGACCGTGTCGCTCGATCACCGCTTCAACGATTCGCTGTCGTTCCATGGCGCGATTCGCGCGTACGACTTCTCGCTCGAACGAAAGAATTACGTGACGTACGAGCCGATCAAGACCGCCGCGCACCCGGTCGTCACGCTCGATCAGTCGACGCGCCAGCGCACCGATCACGGTATCGACGGGCTGTTCGAACTCACGCAGAAGACGTCGCTGTTCGGCATGCGTCACGAGCTGCTGTATGGGCTCGAGCTGTCGCAGCAGCAGAAGTTCGACACGATCTACAGCGTATCGAAAGTCGCGACCTACGATCTGCTGAATCCGCAGCCGATCGTGCTGCCCGGCGTGCCGATCGGCACGCGTGCGAAGACGAACGCATCGACCGTGGTCGGGCTCGCGGGCGTCTACGCCCAAGACCTCATCTCGCTGAGCGAACACTGGAAGGTGCTCGCCGGCCTGCGCTTCGACTACCTGAACCAGATTCGCCACGACTACACGTCGTCGAACGTCAATCTCGACCGCACCGATCACGCGTGGAGCCCGCGCGTCGGCCTGATGTACGAACCGCTCGACTGGCTGACGCTGTACGGTTCGTTCAGCCAGTCGTTCTCGCCGCTGGCCGACACGCTGATCAGCTCCGGCGCGTTTTCCAACGGCGCCGCACTCGCACCGCAGAAGACGACCGCTTACGAAATCGGTTCGCGCTTCGACATCGGCGGCAAGGCGACGGCCAGCGTTGCGTTGTTCGACATGCGGCAGACGAACCAGCAGATCGGCGACCCGGCGAATCCCGGCTATGCGTTGCCGATCGGCACGCAGCACGTGCGCGGGGCCGAACTCGGATTCACCGGGCAGATCGCGCCGAAATGGTCGGTATATGCGGGCTATGCGTACCTGAACGGCACGGTCGACGGCTCGCCCCAGTCGACGGCGGCCGGCCTTGCGCTGTCGAGCAACACGCCCGGGCTGATGCCGCGGCACAGTGCCAGCCTGTGGCTCAAGCGCGAGCTCCCGTATGGCTTCTATGCGGCAGCGGGCATGCAGTTCCAGTCGGCCCGCTACACGTCGGCCAGCGATCTGGTCACGCTGCCGTCGTTCACGGTGTTCAATCTCGGCGCCGGCTATCGCAGCAAGAAGGTCGACGTGACGCTCACGCTCGACAACCTGTTCAATCGCAAGTACTTCATTGCCGCGCACGGCAACGCCGATCTGTACAACATGCCCGGCGATCCGCGCACGCTGACCGCCACGGTGAAGTGGCACATGTAAACACGCGGCTTGGGTCGTCTTCACGATGGCCCGCGCGTGACTGCCGACGAGCCGTCACGCAGCGGCGTGGCGCGGATGCGGGCCGCCGCGCGTTGACGGCCCCACCACGGTGCGGTCACTCGATGTCTTCGTCGTCTTCGTCGTCGCGTTCGTGCGCATCGGGAGCA includes the following:
- a CDS encoding NADP-dependent glyceraldehyde-3-phosphate dehydrogenase, with the translated sequence MPDSASLQQLFPAYQDIPAEFRLAAPIHQRVSLVDGELRPWDGATKTVLSPVCVRQPDGSVEQMEIGSYPVMGETESDAALDAAVRAYDSGRGEWPTMKVEQRIACMQDFIKRMVAQRELVVNLIMWEIGKSLADSQKEFDRTVTYMTQTIDALKELDNANSRFVIAEGTIGQIRRTPLGVVLCMGPYNYPLNETFATLIPALLMGNTVVFKPPQYGTLLFEPLLEAFRDAFPKGVINTIYAPGAVVVPHMLASGKINVLALIGSSKVADHLKKQHPKSHRLRAILGLDAKNAAIVLPDADLDLTVKECLLGALSFNGQRCTALKMLLVHRSIVDEFLKRFTAALEQLKIGMPWEKGVSITPLPGMHRTAYMTDAIDDAKAHGAQVVNHQGGEFSKTLFYPAVVYPVTEGMKLYREEQFGPIIPVAAFDDVETALDYVTTSEHGQQVSIFGSDPAQIGALVDPLVNQVCRVNINCQCQRGPDVFPFAGRKDSAEGTLSVTDALRAFSIRSMVAAKQTEGSKHLLDSIVSDHHSKFINTGFIF
- a CDS encoding NAD-dependent epimerase/dehydratase family protein; translated protein: MNATSTGARKPFRRVLLTGAAGNLGRQLRGALANWADIVRVSDIAALDAAAAHEEARVVDLADRPAVMDLVDGVDAIVHLGGISVDAPFDDLVDANITGTYNLYEAARKHGVKRIVFASSNHAIGFHPVTEVLDADSPLRPDSLYGVTKCFGESLSRYYFDRFGIETVCLRIGSSFEVPKNPRMLVTYLSYRDFIELVRCSLLTNRVGHAIVYGASDNPVKWWDNTKVAFLGFRPQDSSEQFAGLFPVTAPTADYDDPAQRYQGGGFVVGEPMERDAK
- a CDS encoding NADH:flavin oxidoreductase/NADH oxidase family protein, which produces MNLFAPLTLPNGAVIPNRLAKAAMEENMADADHAPSDALLRLYQAWADGGAGLILTGNVMVDGRAMTGPNGVVLDGAAHLGRFRRWAQVARSGGAHVWMQINHPGRQMQAALGQPTLAPSAVPLALGALSKQFPVPKEMTEADIADVRDRFVLAAQLAEQSGFTGVQIHAAHGYLLSQFLSPLTNRRQDAWGGSIEHRARLLLDIVRDLRATVSPGFVVAVKLNSADFQRGGFSADDAKRVVELLNPLGVDLVELSGGSYEAPAMQGDARDGRTLAREAYFLEFARDIAGVAAMPLMVTGGIRRRAVAEQVVASGVAMVGIATALSIDPNLPRDWRAGKDSAPALQPIRWKNKTLGSLANMAVVKFQLARLSAGRRTHPRVSPLRALVSQQLAATCQTRRYRKWMAGRAAASR
- a CDS encoding MerR family transcriptional regulator, whose translation is MKIGELARASGIAASRIRFYEASGLLEPARRQANGYREYGPEALMRLAIIDRAQRAGFALDEIRAVLPPDLGAWPRDELLAALRHKVDEIALLEQRLAQNRRRLEVLIDEIANKPAGEDCAGAAQRMLGKLCDEAGDTVPTPAPRSRPRPVRKRA
- a CDS encoding TonB-dependent receptor, coding for MKLNKSACHVLLIASSLAGTRAACAQASDTAATLPAISVNAAAERASYDGGRSRAATKTDMSLMDVPQTVNVVPHAVIEDQNATSLQDALRNVPGVGFSVGDGQRDQITIRGFNSITDQYVDGIRDDALYYRDLSNVERVEVLKGPAAVLYGRGSAGGIVNRVLKRPQANPVNDVGVTLGTRGERRGEFDLGWNANDAARFRVTGAAENSNSFRDQFQLNRQAIAPSAQFKLDSDTVLNVEFDYLHDRRTSDQGLPAYLGRPVDVPINTYYGSADGVNSSYNDVSAKSATVSLDHRFNDSLSFHGAIRAYDFSLERKNYVTYEPIKTAAHPVVTLDQSTRQRTDHGIDGLFELTQKTSLFGMRHELLYGLELSQQQKFDTIYSVSKVATYDLLNPQPIVLPGVPIGTRAKTNASTVVGLAGVYAQDLISLSEHWKVLAGLRFDYLNQIRHDYTSSNVNLDRTDHAWSPRVGLMYEPLDWLTLYGSFSQSFSPLADTLISSGAFSNGAALAPQKTTAYEIGSRFDIGGKATASVALFDMRQTNQQIGDPANPGYALPIGTQHVRGAELGFTGQIAPKWSVYAGYAYLNGTVDGSPQSTAAGLALSSNTPGLMPRHSASLWLKRELPYGFYAAAGMQFQSARYTSASDLVTLPSFTVFNLGAGYRSKKVDVTLTLDNLFNRKYFIAAHGNADLYNMPGDPRTLTATVKWHM
- a CDS encoding DUF1330 domain-containing protein, which codes for MTAYAIAHLHDVEMCDDIVEYLERIDGTLAPFGGRFVIHGARPDVREGVWRGDLIAIAFPDLARARAWYESDAYRQIQPLRARHASGPLILIDGVDERHKATDILR